The following DNA comes from Flexivirga oryzae.
GCTTGTGGGTGCCGTAGTTGTCGCAGATGACGTGCACGTCCAACCCGGCGGGCACGTTCTGGTCGATCGTGGCCAGGAACTTCTTGAACTCGGTGGCCCGATGGCGGCGGTGCGTCGCGGAGATGAGGGTGCCGTCGGCCACGTTCATCGCGGCGAACAAGGTGGTGGTGCCATGCCGCACGTAGTCGTGAGTACGGCGTTCGGGCATGCCCGGCATCATCGGGAACGCGGGTTGAGACCGCGCCAACGCCTGCACCTGACTCTTCTCATCGACGCTGAGAACAACGGCGGATTCGGGCGGGTCCAGGTACAGGCCGACGATGTCGTAGACCTTCTCCACGAACAACGGGTCATTGGACAGTTTGAACCCGTCGGCCCGGTGCGGTTGCAGCCCGAACGCTTTCCAGATCCGCCCGATCGTCGAGGGTGACAGCCCCGACTTCTCAGCCATCTTCGTCCGCGACCAGTGCGTCGCGTGCTCCGGTGTCGACTCCAACGTCGCGACCAGCACGTCCTCGACCTGCTCGGGCGTGATCGTCGCCGGCCGACCCGGCCGAGGCTCATCAACCAGCCCGTCCAAGCGGTGCTCAACGAACCGGGACCGCCACTTACCCACCGTCGGCTGACTGATCCCCAACCGGGCCGCGACCACCTTGTTCGTGTGCCCGTCCGCGCACTCCAACACGATCCGCGACCGTAACGCC
Coding sequences within:
- a CDS encoding IS630 family transposase is translated as MPSAGRPKVLLELTIGEREQLGRWARRRKSSQALALRSRIVLECADGHTNKVVAARLGISQPTVGKWRSRFVEHRLDGLVDEPRPGRPATITPEQVEDVLVATLESTPEHATHWSRTKMAEKSGLSPSTIGRIWKAFGLQPHRADGFKLSNDPLFVEKVYDIVGLYLDPPESAVVLSVDEKSQVQALARSQPAFPMMPGMPERRTHDYVRHGTTTLFAAMNVADGTLISATHRRHRATEFKKFLATIDQNVPAGLDVHVICDNYGTHKHPTIKKWLTAHPRFQMHFTPTYSSWINQVERLFAEVTRDLLQRSDHRSVQALEKDLREWAKAWNKNPKPFIWTKTAEEILASLGRFLQRIKDGGH